The Cellulophaga lytica DSM 7489 nucleotide sequence ATACTCTTTTAATGTAGTAGAAACATCAGATGGGTTTTTACCTTTTAAGCTAGCATCAAAATCTTCACTATCCATATCTGCTAAGAAAACCATTGGAGGCAAGTCACTCATTTTTAAGTTTCTTTGCTCCATAATATCTCTAATTTGCTTAGGTGGCTTGTTAGATACTTGGTATTTTTTAACTCCTTTAACTCCCATATCTACGTAATCTGTAGTATAGAACCAACCTCTCCAGTAGTAATCTAAATCTACTGCAGACGCATCTTCCATAGTACGGAAGAAATCTTCTGGTGTTGGGTGTTTAAACATCCAACGGTGAGAGTATGTTTTAAAAGCATGATCAAACAATTCTCTACCCATTACAGTTTCTCTTAAAATATTTAAGGCTGTAGCTGGTTTACCGTAAGCGTTTGCTCCTAATTGGTACACGTTTTCTGGGTTAGACATTATTGGAGCCATAAAGTTTTGGTCTCCTGCCATGTAAGGTACAATTTTAGATGGCTCACCTCTTCTAGATGGGTATTTAGCATTTGGTGCAATAGCTTCTGGGTATGCTTCTCCAAACTCTTGCTCTGCCATATACTGCATAAAAGTATCTAAACCTTCATCCATCCAACCCCACTGACGCTCATCTGAGTTTACAATCATAGGGAAAAAGTTGTGACCAACTTCATGAATAATAACACTAATCATTCCGTATTTTGTACGGTCTGAGTATTCTCCTTTTTCATTTGGTCTTCCGTAGTTCCAGCAAATCATTGGGTATTCCATACCTTGTTGTTTTGCATGTACAGATATTGCCTTAGGGTAAGGATAATCAAAAGTATGATTAGAGTAAGAACGTAAAGTATGCGCTACTGCTTTAGTAGAGTACTCTTCCCATAATGGGTTACCTTCTTTAGGGTATAAAGAAACTGCCATTGCTGTTTTACCACTTGGCAATTTAACATTTTGCATATCCCAAATAAATTTACGAGATGTTGCAAAACCGTAATCTCTAACGTTTTTAGCTACAAACTTCCATGTTTTTTTATCTTTAGAAAAACCTTTTTCTGCAGCTTCCGCTTCTTTTTGTGTTACAATAACTACTGGCTTATCAAAAGATTTTTTAGCCTTATCATAACGCTTCATCATTTCTTTAGAGAAAACCTCTTTTCTGTTTTGTAACACTCCTGTAGCATCTAAAACATGATCTGCAGGTACGGTAATGTTTACTTCGTAATCACCAAAAGGAAGTGCAAATTCTCCACTACCCCAAAATTGGTGGTTTTGCCATCCTTCTACATCATTATAAACAGCCATTCTTGGGAAAAACTGTGCTATAACATATGCTCTGTTTCCATCTTTTTCAAAAAACTCATAACCAGATCTAGCTCTGCTTACTGTATGGTCTGGTATATTGTACCACCATTTAATAGAAAAAGAAACCTCACTTTTACTTTTTAATGGTGTAGGTAAGTCTACACGCATCATAGTTTGGTTAATTGTATATGGTAAATCTTTACCATTTGCATCTTTTACATGCTGAATTTTAAATCCACCATCAAATTCTGCACCTTTCATATGAGATCCGGCAAATTGCCCAACTGGCATTGCTCCTTGTAAAGCAGAACTGTTTCTTAAGGCTGATTTATTTCCTTTTTCACGTACGTTCTGGTCTAACTGAACCCATAAAAATTCTAAATCGTCTGGTGAGTTGTTTACGTAAGTAATAGTTTCCTCACCGTATATTTTTGCGTTTTTATCATCCAACTCAATATCCATTTTGTAGTTGGCTTGTTGCTGGTAATAATCTGGCCCTGGTGCTCCTGAAGCAGATCTGTACGTGTTTGGAGTTGAGAACTCCTGGTACATTTGTCTAAATTTACTTTGGTTGGTGTGGCCAGCTTGTTTTTCTGTTTGTTCTTGTGCTTGTACCATTACAGTGGCAAACAAAAATAGAACAGCAGCTAAATAGTAGTTAATTTTGTTCATTTTCTATTGTTTTAAGTAGGCGAAAATTAACACTTTTTTAGCGATTTGTTAAAGCAGTTCTAAAACTTTAACATTCCTTTATTATTTACACGGGTTAACACTACACTTTTTTTATTTTTTAAGAATTTAAGATGCACAATATTCTTTTGTTCTTCATAAATATCTGTTAGCACTGTACTCTCTACTTCTACCGTTTTTAAATCTTTATCATATATGTTCTGCACTTCTAAATAAAGTACCATATTGTCTGTATCATACTCTTTACCCAAATATGTAATTTCTACTTCTTCTCCGTTTACGTAAATATGAAACTTTTGTTTTACATATTTTTTAATGTAATCTTCTGCTAAGGGATTCTCGTTTTTAGTTGCCAAGTTAGATTTTATACCATAACGTTGTTTTAAAAGCTCATCAAAATCATCTATGAATACTCTAGATGTAATTTGTAGCGTGTGTTCTTTATCAGAATATTTTACACTAGTTACACTCACATAATATTTATGTATGGCAACAAAAGCAAAAAGGGGTAACAACAATAATAAAAATCTTTTTTTAAGCATAATATGTAATTTACAATTACCAAAAGTAAGCAATTGGCGTGCCAAATATATAGTGTAGTTATTTATTTTATAGGGTTATGTTTTTATTTTTTTGATCTAAATTCTACGCTCATTTTACGTAAGTAAGCCCAAATTTTTAACTGGTCTTTGGTATTTATTACAGCCTGAAAATCATCTTTAAACTCACAGTACCACA carries:
- a CDS encoding DUF6702 family protein, which produces MLKKRFLLLLLPLFAFVAIHKYYVSVTSVKYSDKEHTLQITSRVFIDDFDELLKQRYGIKSNLATKNENPLAEDYIKKYVKQKFHIYVNGEEVEITYLGKEYDTDNMVLYLEVQNIYDKDLKTVEVESTVLTDIYEEQKNIVHLKFLKNKKSVVLTRVNNKGMLKF
- a CDS encoding M1 family metallopeptidase; the protein is MNKINYYLAAVLFLFATVMVQAQEQTEKQAGHTNQSKFRQMYQEFSTPNTYRSASGAPGPDYYQQQANYKMDIELDDKNAKIYGEETITYVNNSPDDLEFLWVQLDQNVREKGNKSALRNSSALQGAMPVGQFAGSHMKGAEFDGGFKIQHVKDANGKDLPYTINQTMMRVDLPTPLKSKSEVSFSIKWWYNIPDHTVSRARSGYEFFEKDGNRAYVIAQFFPRMAVYNDVEGWQNHQFWGSGEFALPFGDYEVNITVPADHVLDATGVLQNRKEVFSKEMMKRYDKAKKSFDKPVVIVTQKEAEAAEKGFSKDKKTWKFVAKNVRDYGFATSRKFIWDMQNVKLPSGKTAMAVSLYPKEGNPLWEEYSTKAVAHTLRSYSNHTFDYPYPKAISVHAKQQGMEYPMICWNYGRPNEKGEYSDRTKYGMISVIIHEVGHNFFPMIVNSDERQWGWMDEGLDTFMQYMAEQEFGEAYPEAIAPNAKYPSRRGEPSKIVPYMAGDQNFMAPIMSNPENVYQLGANAYGKPATALNILRETVMGRELFDHAFKTYSHRWMFKHPTPEDFFRTMEDASAVDLDYYWRGWFYTTDYVDMGVKGVKKYQVSNKPPKQIRDIMEQRNLKMSDLPPMVFLADMDSEDFDASLKGKNPSDVSTTLKEYMMDNLTPAERAAVKEPKFFYEVTFNKPGGIPMPLIVEYTYADGSKENVTYPAEVWRMSDKEIKKVISSQKELVGIVVDPKAETADIDTTNNTWPAKETKSGFDKFKGNLKK